A portion of the Nitrospira sp. genome contains these proteins:
- a CDS encoding type I restriction endonuclease has product MITDINSEDRLVQQTFADYLRDRLGWESCYAYNQETFGPAGTLGRLSERDVVLVRDLRAALERLNPDLPASAREQAIEKLTRIDFARSLIQHNRECYGFIRGGVPVEWREPSGESRHARAQVIDFRRVGNNRFLAVRELKIQGVRVPHYNWRADLVCFVNGLPLVFVELKAVYRNIRAGFDDNLTDYLSEHSIAQAFHHNAFLVVSNGDRARYGSITSQWEHFVEWKRNAEREPGRVDAQILLDGMLAKERLLDLVEHFILFDDSRAGGTRKIVARNQQVLGVNNAVASVIRQEELKRAIPVRERLVEYRVPIEDHLLAADRSSRC; this is encoded by the coding sequence ATGATCACCGACATCAACAGCGAAGATCGGCTGGTCCAGCAGACCTTCGCCGACTATCTGCGCGACCGGCTCGGCTGGGAGAGCTGCTACGCCTACAACCAGGAAACGTTCGGACCGGCCGGCACGCTGGGGCGCTTGTCCGAACGGGATGTCGTGCTGGTGCGCGATCTGCGCGCGGCGCTCGAACGACTCAATCCTGATCTGCCGGCATCGGCCCGGGAACAGGCGATCGAGAAGTTGACGCGCATCGACTTCGCCCGCTCACTCATCCAGCACAACCGCGAGTGCTATGGCTTCATCCGCGGTGGCGTGCCGGTCGAATGGCGGGAGCCTTCCGGTGAAAGCCGCCATGCGCGGGCGCAGGTGATCGACTTCCGTCGTGTCGGCAACAACCGATTCCTGGCCGTGCGCGAGCTGAAGATTCAGGGAGTACGGGTCCCCCACTACAACTGGCGCGCCGACCTGGTCTGCTTCGTGAACGGTCTGCCGCTGGTTTTTGTCGAGCTCAAGGCGGTCTATCGAAATATCCGCGCCGGGTTCGACGACAATCTCACCGATTATTTGAGCGAGCACAGCATCGCACAGGCGTTCCATCACAATGCCTTTCTCGTGGTGAGCAATGGAGACCGGGCTCGGTATGGCTCGATCACCAGTCAGTGGGAGCATTTTGTCGAGTGGAAGCGCAACGCGGAGCGCGAACCGGGCCGCGTGGATGCGCAGATCTTACTGGATGGGATGCTCGCCAAGGAGCGGCTGCTGGATCTGGTCGAGCACTTCATCTTGTTCGACGACAGCCGGGCAGGCGGCACCCGCAAGATCGTGGCGCGGAATCAGCAAGTCCTGGGCGTGAACAACGCCGTGGCATCGGTCATTCGACAGGAGGAATTGAAGCGGGCGATCCCGGTTCGGGAACGTCTCGTCGAATACCGCGTTCCGATCGAAGATCATTTGCTAGCCGCCGATCGATCCTCACGGTGCTGA
- a CDS encoding polyprenyl synthetase family protein, producing MNITDYLEHKRVDVDRFLDRVTPAATLPPTTLHESMRYSLMAGGKRIRPILAIAAAEAVETSPPGLMAVACSLEFIHTYSLIHDDLPSMDNDDFRRGKPTNHKAYGEAMAILAGDALLTMAFDLCSRPDLMKGCDPTRQVRLIQELACGSGHAGMVGGQVFDIQAENQDIDLPTLQNIHKHKTGMLIRAAVRMGAIAAGATDRQLDDMTGYAEDIGLAFQVADDVLNVTGTREELGKNPNTDAERGKKTYPTFYGVDGAKRFADECVARAIGRLSSFGPSADPLREIAGYITSRKN from the coding sequence ATGAACATCACGGACTATCTCGAACACAAACGGGTTGATGTTGATCGATTTCTCGACCGGGTGACCCCAGCCGCCACGCTGCCCCCTACCACGCTGCACGAGAGCATGCGCTACAGTCTCATGGCCGGCGGGAAGCGGATCCGCCCAATTCTGGCGATTGCAGCGGCGGAGGCCGTGGAAACCAGCCCACCCGGTCTGATGGCTGTCGCCTGTTCCCTGGAATTCATCCATACCTACTCCCTGATCCACGACGATCTGCCATCAATGGACAACGACGATTTCCGCCGCGGCAAGCCCACCAACCACAAGGCCTACGGGGAAGCCATGGCGATCCTGGCCGGCGATGCGCTGCTCACGATGGCGTTCGATCTTTGCAGCCGACCCGATCTGATGAAAGGCTGTGATCCAACCAGGCAGGTCCGCCTGATTCAGGAGTTGGCCTGCGGCTCCGGCCACGCCGGCATGGTCGGCGGCCAAGTCTTCGACATCCAGGCAGAAAATCAGGACATCGATCTGCCCACGCTGCAGAACATCCACAAACACAAGACCGGCATGTTGATCCGTGCCGCCGTGCGAATGGGCGCGATTGCCGCCGGTGCCACCGACCGTCAACTCGACGACATGACCGGCTATGCAGAGGACATCGGGCTGGCCTTTCAAGTCGCCGACGACGTGCTCAACGTCACCGGCACCAGGGAAGAGCTGGGCAAAAATCCGAACACGGACGCCGAGCGCGGCAAGAAAACCTACCCGACTTTTTATGGGGTCGACGGTGCGAAGAGGTTCGCCGACGAGTGCGTGGCCCGGGCGATCGGCCGCCTGTCCTCCTTCGGCCCCTCGGCTGATCCGCTTCGTGAGATCGCGGGATACATCACCTCACGCAAGAACTAG
- a CDS encoding NAD-dependent epimerase/dehydratase family protein → MKVLVTGATGFVGGAVARALVRAGVSIRVLARPESDLRNLEGLAVERVAGDLRDPASLRKALAGCRQLYHVAAHYALWAKDPSIFYDINVTGTRNILEAARAVGIERTVYCSTIGAIGLPPGGGVGTEETPVSLDQMVGHYKRSKYLAEQEVRKLAKDGLPVVIVNPSAPVGAGDVKPTPTGQVIVDFMKGRMPAYIETGMNLIDVDDVAAGHLLAMEKGRQGERYILGNKNLMLREVFEILNRLTGVKAPTLRLPRLAVLPLAYGNQWIAALTGRTPRIPLEGVKMAKYKMHYDCSKAVRELGLPQTPPEVALEKAVKWFRSHGYA, encoded by the coding sequence ATGAAGGTCCTGGTTACAGGCGCGACCGGATTTGTCGGAGGCGCGGTGGCGCGCGCGCTGGTCCGCGCAGGCGTGAGCATCCGCGTGCTCGCCCGACCCGAATCGGATCTCCGGAATCTCGAAGGCTTGGCGGTTGAACGGGTTGCCGGAGATTTGCGCGATCCGGCCTCGCTGCGCAAGGCCCTTGCAGGCTGCCGGCAGCTCTACCATGTCGCCGCCCACTACGCCCTCTGGGCCAAAGACCCGTCCATTTTTTATGACATCAACGTGACCGGCACCAGAAACATTCTGGAAGCGGCCCGCGCGGTCGGCATCGAGCGTACCGTCTATTGCAGTACGATCGGAGCCATCGGATTGCCTCCCGGAGGCGGCGTCGGCACGGAGGAGACACCCGTGTCGCTGGATCAGATGGTCGGGCACTACAAACGATCCAAGTACTTGGCCGAGCAGGAGGTCCGAAAACTGGCGAAGGACGGGCTGCCCGTGGTGATCGTGAACCCGAGCGCGCCTGTGGGAGCCGGCGACGTCAAACCGACGCCCACCGGACAAGTGATCGTCGATTTCATGAAAGGCCGCATGCCCGCCTATATTGAAACCGGCATGAACCTGATCGACGTCGATGACGTGGCGGCCGGCCACCTGCTGGCCATGGAGAAGGGCCGGCAGGGCGAACGCTATATTCTGGGAAACAAGAATCTGATGCTGCGCGAAGTCTTCGAGATCCTCAACCGATTGACCGGGGTGAAGGCTCCCACCCTTAGGCTGCCGAGGCTTGCCGTGCTTCCGCTGGCGTACGGCAATCAATGGATCGCCGCGCTGACCGGCCGGACACCGCGCATTCCCCTTGAAGGCGTGAAGATGGCCAAGTACAAGATGCACTATGATTGCAGCAAGGCCGTGCGTGAACTCGGCCTTCCGCAAACGCCTCCAGAGGTGGCGCTGGAAAAGGCGGTGAAGTGGTTTAGATCTCATGGCTACGCCTAA
- a CDS encoding carotenoid biosynthesis protein produces the protein MEHFDLLIKTVFLRPYVFIFLAGFLVSATPLIGWSRTWRLWLISWLTAFLCEFSSTRTGLPFGWYVYTGSTVGRELYISNIPFMDSISFSFLLYAAYCTALCFLLPPQGTNSASRLQPLQFDPAVRNGWRVLLLTSLLFAAIDMVIDPVALQGDRWFLGKLYYYAEDGVHFGVPLSNYVGWMVVGLISLAIYFRLDRRLPPLAARDGTATTNRILMGVGLYYGVLLFNLAVTFWIGETTLGLSGVLMFFPLTVLLILRLTTPRKPLVAGNDPAEFV, from the coding sequence ATGGAACATTTCGATCTTCTCATCAAAACGGTTTTTCTCCGACCGTATGTCTTCATCTTCCTAGCCGGCTTCCTGGTCTCTGCGACTCCACTGATCGGCTGGTCGAGAACCTGGCGGCTCTGGCTGATCAGCTGGCTGACCGCTTTCCTGTGCGAGTTCTCTTCGACCAGAACAGGCCTCCCGTTCGGCTGGTACGTGTACACCGGCTCCACGGTCGGCCGGGAACTCTACATTTCCAACATTCCGTTCATGGATTCAATCTCGTTCAGCTTCCTGCTGTACGCCGCCTATTGCACGGCCTTGTGCTTTCTCCTGCCGCCTCAGGGAACCAACTCCGCCTCCCGCCTGCAACCGCTCCAGTTCGATCCCGCGGTCCGCAACGGTTGGCGGGTGCTCCTGCTGACGTCGCTGCTGTTCGCCGCGATCGACATGGTGATCGATCCGGTGGCGTTGCAGGGTGACCGCTGGTTCTTGGGCAAACTCTACTACTATGCGGAGGACGGCGTTCACTTCGGCGTCCCTTTGTCCAATTACGTCGGCTGGATGGTGGTGGGCCTGATTTCCCTCGCCATCTATTTTCGGTTGGACCGCCGCCTGCCTCCCCTTGCCGCCCGGGACGGAACGGCGACCACCAATCGAATCTTAATGGGAGTCGGCCTGTACTATGGAGTGCTGCTGTTCAATCTGGCCGTGACCTTCTGGATCGGCGAAACGACGCTCGGCCTTTCCGGCGTTCTGATGTTTTTTCCGCTCACCGTTCTGCTGATCCTCCGCCTCACGACGCCCCGCAAACCGCTGGTCGCTGGCAATGACCCGGCAGAATTTGTATAG
- a CDS encoding cytochrome c: MKKRVIGVAVAICLVTLGMIGWVGYQLFTTGFSAKTEPHALEVLIARQIRHLAVPLAQRNAPNPVPLTPTVLKDARAHFADHCAICHANDGSGRTPIGKNVYPKAPDLRRTDTQSMSDGELFWAIHNGIRFTAMPAWGGDEPEKDLDSWKLVHFIRHLPNLTPEELHEMKGLNPKTRHEMEEEAANDKFLEGDDAAGDSDGHHH; encoded by the coding sequence ATGAAAAAGCGGGTGATCGGAGTCGCCGTCGCGATCTGCCTCGTGACGTTGGGTATGATCGGATGGGTCGGCTACCAGCTCTTCACAACCGGCTTCAGCGCGAAGACGGAGCCTCATGCCCTCGAGGTTCTGATCGCCCGACAGATTCGCCATCTCGCCGTTCCCCTCGCCCAGCGAAACGCGCCGAATCCCGTGCCGCTGACTCCCACCGTCTTGAAAGACGCGCGGGCTCATTTTGCCGACCATTGCGCCATCTGCCACGCCAACGACGGCAGCGGACGAACGCCGATCGGCAAGAACGTCTATCCCAAGGCTCCCGATTTGCGCCGGACGGACACGCAGTCGATGTCGGACGGAGAGTTGTTCTGGGCGATCCACAACGGCATCCGCTTCACCGCCATGCCGGCCTGGGGCGGCGACGAGCCTGAAAAGGATTTGGACAGCTGGAAACTGGTTCATTTCATCCGACACCTCCCCAATCTGACTCCGGAGGAACTCCATGAGATGAAGGGGCTCAACCCCAAGACCCGGCATGAGATGGAAGAGGAAGCCGCGAACGACAAATTCCTGGAAGGAGACGATGCCGCCGGAGACTCCGACGGCCATCACCACTGA
- a CDS encoding DUF5666 domain-containing protein yields MIRHLMVRHLIMAALVLFCSATAFAHGSGQHVLGTVAVIDRDHIQVKTPKGETVTVKLTKETRFKEKGNPNSTELPVAGDRVVIDAIKEKKALIATEVHFSAAKKAAAAAVPAPAPAQ; encoded by the coding sequence ATGATTCGACATCTGATGGTTCGACATCTGATCATGGCAGCGCTCGTCCTATTCTGCTCCGCCACCGCCTTCGCCCATGGGTCCGGCCAACACGTGCTCGGCACCGTGGCCGTGATCGACCGGGACCACATTCAGGTAAAAACGCCCAAGGGCGAAACCGTGACGGTCAAGCTGACGAAAGAGACTCGATTCAAGGAGAAGGGCAATCCGAACTCGACGGAGTTACCCGTCGCGGGAGACCGCGTGGTGATCGACGCGATCAAGGAGAAGAAAGCCCTGATCGCGACGGAAGTCCATTTCTCTGCGGCGAAGAAAGCGGCCGCGGCGGCCGTACCGGCTCCGGCGCCGGCCCAGTAA
- a CDS encoding phage holin family protein gives MQTAAARIFITGIAVFLAVATVPGIEVRDMAAGVAAVLVLTILNLLIRPILLILTLPLIVLSLGLFLVVVNALLLELTAYLVKGFTVSGFWSAVGGALVISVVTSILSLFTGDSRRIEVRRSEPRPPKIINP, from the coding sequence ATGCAGACGGCAGCGGCGCGGATCTTCATAACCGGCATCGCCGTGTTCCTCGCGGTGGCGACCGTCCCTGGAATCGAAGTGCGCGATATGGCGGCCGGTGTCGCCGCCGTCCTGGTGCTCACGATTCTCAATCTGTTGATCCGCCCGATCCTCTTGATCCTGACTCTGCCGTTGATCGTGCTGTCGCTCGGCCTCTTTCTGGTCGTCGTCAACGCGCTCCTGCTTGAATTGACCGCCTATCTGGTCAAGGGCTTCACCGTGTCGGGATTCTGGTCTGCCGTAGGCGGCGCGCTGGTGATCAGCGTCGTCACCAGCATCCTGAGCCTGTTCACCGGCGACTCTCGCCGGATCGAGGTGCGCCGCTCGGAGCCGCGCCCGCCCAAGATCATCAACCCGTGA
- a CDS encoding ATP-binding protein, whose translation MRSTVTQSKAQPETHLQRTLTSVLNDLPVDSALAAVFHQEQGPLVGHAARGFTSRDVHAILRTLSAPALADGSSSHDQDSGRTMRVRMVTPGAKSLLSVPLKYRNRTYGFLVIGRKEGASFAKKEKGLMDQASDDVTKALDREGLFNMNVVLSRALVSNEPAAAPQSAADMFVAPVSQVTPELQEKITAALTDANHTVSFDRAWVCHYDPIAGNVEVLGLAGDVRGEQKDGKKDLKPGHRLTLDSSAAGWAIRHRKPRVDHDLASTQGRFLDHKQVFKDRFQSSLVLPFFVRGQVGGTLTLASREAGRYQPTDARTLEPVILKLAELLQAPSPQPSPVKSDAGTSEAQGASASPSAPPLEPSIRKQERQAAIGEFSAFLATEIREPLGSIRAQLEEVTGEGILDFDPQTRVENAMRDLIRVEAILNEILDFAKPLELNRRLVRIPEVIESALTVVATDLEVTRIHVTKEYAPILAPVRGDEAKLQQVFLSIFKNACEAMTPGGQLTIHVSQHRAGRGIEDHILIKNDGAPIPSEIVDKVFEPFFTTKRTGTGLGLATVKKIVEEHGGSITIGSAPGEDTTVTIRLPGVSRGPAFRHRGRGRRPPRR comes from the coding sequence ATGCGATCGACTGTGACCCAGAGCAAAGCCCAGCCTGAAACGCACCTGCAACGGACCCTTACGTCGGTGTTGAACGATCTGCCGGTCGATTCCGCGCTGGCCGCCGTGTTCCATCAGGAGCAGGGGCCGCTGGTCGGTCATGCTGCGCGAGGTTTCACGTCTCGGGATGTTCACGCGATTCTCCGGACGCTATCGGCTCCGGCGCTTGCCGATGGGTCGTCCTCGCACGATCAGGACAGCGGCCGCACGATGCGGGTCCGCATGGTCACACCGGGGGCGAAGTCGCTCCTGAGCGTGCCGCTCAAGTACCGCAACCGCACCTACGGCTTCCTCGTGATCGGCCGAAAGGAAGGAGCGTCGTTCGCAAAAAAAGAAAAGGGCTTGATGGATCAAGCCAGCGACGACGTCACCAAAGCGTTGGATCGCGAAGGGCTGTTCAACATGAACGTGGTCCTCAGCCGCGCGTTGGTCTCGAACGAACCGGCCGCCGCGCCGCAATCAGCCGCCGACATGTTCGTCGCCCCCGTTTCGCAGGTTACGCCGGAGCTACAGGAAAAAATCACGGCGGCACTGACCGACGCCAACCACACCGTCTCCTTTGACCGCGCCTGGGTCTGCCACTACGACCCCATCGCCGGCAACGTCGAAGTCCTCGGCTTGGCGGGCGACGTACGGGGCGAGCAGAAAGACGGCAAGAAAGACCTCAAGCCCGGCCATCGTTTGACCCTGGACAGTTCGGCAGCCGGCTGGGCGATCCGCCATCGCAAACCCCGTGTGGATCATGACCTTGCTTCGACCCAAGGCCGCTTCCTGGACCACAAGCAGGTGTTCAAGGACCGCTTCCAATCTTCACTGGTCCTTCCCTTCTTCGTTCGCGGCCAGGTCGGAGGGACGCTGACGTTGGCGTCGCGGGAAGCCGGACGGTACCAACCGACGGATGCGCGCACGCTCGAACCGGTTATTCTCAAATTGGCGGAATTGCTTCAGGCTCCGTCCCCGCAGCCCAGTCCGGTCAAAAGCGACGCAGGCACCTCCGAAGCGCAGGGAGCCTCCGCCTCACCAAGCGCTCCTCCACTGGAGCCGTCGATCCGCAAACAGGAACGCCAGGCTGCGATCGGAGAATTCAGCGCGTTTCTTGCCACCGAGATCCGTGAGCCGCTCGGGTCCATCCGCGCGCAGTTGGAGGAAGTGACGGGGGAGGGCATTCTGGATTTCGACCCGCAAACCCGGGTGGAAAATGCCATGCGCGATTTGATTCGCGTCGAGGCGATCCTCAATGAGATTCTGGACTTCGCCAAGCCGCTCGAGCTCAACCGCCGGCTGGTCCGCATACCCGAGGTCATCGAAAGCGCGCTGACCGTCGTCGCGACCGACTTGGAGGTCACACGGATCCACGTCACCAAGGAATACGCGCCGATCTTGGCGCCGGTCCGAGGCGACGAAGCCAAGCTCCAACAGGTGTTCCTGAGCATCTTCAAGAACGCCTGCGAGGCCATGACGCCCGGCGGGCAGCTCACGATCCATGTCAGCCAGCATCGAGCCGGCCGTGGGATCGAAGATCACATTCTGATCAAGAACGATGGAGCGCCGATTCCTTCGGAGATCGTCGACAAGGTCTTCGAGCCGTTCTTTACGACCAAGCGCACCGGTACAGGCCTCGGGCTCGCCACCGTGAAAAAGATCGTCGAGGAGCACGGCGGGTCGATTACGATCGGCAGTGCGCCGGGCGAGGATACCACCGTCACGATCCGCCTTCCGGGGGTGAGCCGCGGACCGGCATTCCGCCACCGAGGCCGGGGACGACGGCCGCCCCGCCGCTAA
- a CDS encoding DNA-3-methyladenine glycosylase produces the protein MPTVLSQAYFNRPTLTVARSLVGKYLIRKNGTETLAGKIVEVEAYVGPSDKACHASKGRTARTDVLFGSPGVSYVYLIYGMYHCLNVVTERPDFPAAVLIRAIQLDGLLIDGPGRVCRALGIDRTLNRLDMTIGEQLWFEEREKRTRKTPIGTFPRIGVDYAGSWAKKPWRFRLLSSEPASSG, from the coding sequence ATGCCGACGGTTCTGTCACAAGCCTATTTCAATCGTCCGACCCTGACGGTCGCGCGGTCCCTCGTGGGGAAGTACCTGATTCGGAAAAACGGCACGGAGACGCTGGCCGGCAAGATCGTCGAAGTGGAGGCGTATGTGGGACCCTCGGACAAGGCCTGCCATGCCTCGAAAGGCCGAACAGCCAGAACCGACGTCCTATTTGGCTCGCCGGGGGTCTCATACGTGTATCTTATCTACGGCATGTACCATTGCCTGAACGTCGTGACGGAACGTCCGGACTTTCCAGCCGCCGTCCTGATTCGGGCGATTCAACTGGATGGCTTATTAATCGACGGACCTGGTCGGGTCTGTCGCGCCCTCGGTATCGACCGGACGCTGAACCGGCTCGACATGACGATCGGCGAGCAGCTTTGGTTCGAAGAGCGGGAAAAGAGAACGAGGAAGACACCCATCGGAACGTTCCCGCGCATCGGTGTGGATTACGCGGGCAGTTGGGCGAAAAAACCTTGGCGATTTCGCTTGCTGTCGAGTGAACCGGCTTCGTCAGGATAA